In Ochotona princeps isolate mOchPri1 chromosome 21, mOchPri1.hap1, whole genome shotgun sequence, a single genomic region encodes these proteins:
- the LOC101518929 gene encoding histone H1.10: MSVELEEALPPTTAEGAAKKAAKAGGSAGLSPSKKRKNKKKKNQPGKYSQLVVETIRRLGERNGSSLARIYTEAKKVPWFDQQNGRTYLKYSIKALVQNDTLLQVKGTGANGSFKLNRKKLEGGGERRGAPSGAAPPPATAPKARKAAPGTAPRRADKKAAATGPKAEKRSHKKGAASKKDKSGKAKKAAAAATAGGKKVKKAAKPSVPKVPKGRK; encoded by the coding sequence ATGTCGGTGGAGCTGGAGGAGGCCCTGCCGCCCACGACGGCCGAGGGGGCGGCCAAGAAGGCGGCCAAGGCCGGCGGCTCTGCGGGGCTGTCGCCGTCCAAGAAGAGgaagaataagaagaagaagaaccagCCTGGCAAGTACAGCCAGCTGGTGGTGGAGACGATCCGCAGGCTGGGCGAGCGCAACGGCTCGTCGCTGGCCAGGATCTACACGGAGGCCAAGAAGGTGCCGTGGTTCGACCAGCAGAACGGGCGCACCTACCTCAAGTACTCGATCAAGGCGCTGGTGCAGAACGACACGCTGCTGCAGGTGAAGGGCACCGGCGCCAACGGCTCGTTCAAGCTGAACCGCAAGAAGCTGGAGGGCGGCGGGGAGCGGCGCGGGGCCCCCTCGGGGGCCGCCCCGCCGCCCGCGACCGCGCCCAAGGCCAGGAAGGCGGCCCCGGGCACGGCTCCGCGGCGCGCGGACAAGAAGGCCGCCGCGACGGGCCCGAAGGCGGAGAAGCGCTCGCACAAGAAGGGCGCCGCCTCCAAGAAGGACAAAAGCGGCAAGGCCAAGAAGGCGGCTGCGGCGGCGACCGCCGGGGGCAAGAAGGTCAAGAAGGCCGCCAAGCCCAGCGTCCCCAAAGTGCCCAAGGGGCGCAAGTGA
- the HMCES gene encoding abasic site processing protein HMCES isoform X2 codes for MCGRTSCHLPLDVLTRACAYRDRRGRQRLPEWKDPDKYNPSYNKSPRSHNPVLLSRLHFEKVPLGKGRRCVVLADGFYEWQRNQCTNQRQPYFVYFPQIKTEKPDIIGPEDWEQVWDNWRLLTMAGIFDCWEPPEGGDLLYSYAIITVDSCPGLNDIHPRMPAILDGEEAVSKWLDFGEVSTQEALKLIHPTNNITFHPVSPVVNNSHNDTPQCVTPAHLMVIKKEPKASGSSQKMLQWLTSNSPKKEDPKPFQKESNVFQWSRHSLPKSNLPVKRGGQGPLKRWLKQEKQEGPVAKRPQKQ; via the exons ATGTGCGGGCGGACCTCCTGCCACTTGCCTCTGGACGTGCTCACCAGAGCGTGTGCCTATCGGGATCGGCGGGGCCGGCAGAGGCTCCCGGAGTGGAAGGACCCGGACAAGTACAACCCCTCCTACAACAAGAGTCCCAGGTCGCACAACCCCGTGCTCCTGTCGCGGCTGCACTTTGAGAAG GTGCCTCTGGGAAAAGGAAGGCGATGTGTCGTTTTGGCAGATGGATTCTACGAGTGGCAGCGAAATCAGTGCACCAATCAGAGGCAGCCGTATTTCGTCTATTTCCCCCAAATCAAGACAGAAAAG CCGGACATCATAGGTCCAGAAGACTGGGAGCAAGTATGGGACAACTGGCGGCTGCTGACAATGGCTGGGATCTTCGACTGCTGGGAGCCCCCGGAGGGAGGAGACCTCCTATACTCTTATGCCATTATCACAGTGGATTCCTGCCCGGGCTTGAATGACATCCACCCCAG GATGCCTGCTATCTTGGATGGGGAAGAGGCAGTCTCTAAATGGCTTGACTTTGGTGAGGTCTCAACTCAGGAAGCCCTGAAGTTAATCCACCCTACAAACAACATCACCTTCCATCCAGTCTCTCCCGTGGTGAACAACTCCCACAACGACACTCCCCAGTGTGTGACTCCTGCCCACCTCATGGTCATCAAAAAG GAGCCCAAGGCCAGTGGCAGCAGCCAGAAGATGTTGCAGTGGCTGACCTCAAACTCACCCAAAAAAGAAGACCCAAAACCATTCCAAAAAGAATCAAACGTGTTCCAGTGGTCCAGGCATTCCCTGCCAAAGAGCAACCTTCCGGTCAAGAGAGGGGGCCAAGGACCCCTTAAGCGGTGGCTGAAACAGGAGAAGCAAGAGGGGCCCGTGGCTAAGCGGCCGCAAAAGCAGTAG
- the HMCES gene encoding abasic site processing protein HMCES isoform X1, which yields MCGRTSCHLPLDVLTRACAYRDRRGRQRLPEWKDPDKYNPSYNKSPRSHNPVLLSRLHFEKNADSSERIIAPMRWGLVPSWFKDDLSKFQLNTSNCRSDTITEKRCFKVPLGKGRRCVVLADGFYEWQRNQCTNQRQPYFVYFPQIKTEKPDIIGPEDWEQVWDNWRLLTMAGIFDCWEPPEGGDLLYSYAIITVDSCPGLNDIHPRMPAILDGEEAVSKWLDFGEVSTQEALKLIHPTNNITFHPVSPVVNNSHNDTPQCVTPAHLMVIKKEPKASGSSQKMLQWLTSNSPKKEDPKPFQKESNVFQWSRHSLPKSNLPVKRGGQGPLKRWLKQEKQEGPVAKRPQKQ from the exons ATGTGCGGGCGGACCTCCTGCCACTTGCCTCTGGACGTGCTCACCAGAGCGTGTGCCTATCGGGATCGGCGGGGCCGGCAGAGGCTCCCGGAGTGGAAGGACCCGGACAAGTACAACCCCTCCTACAACAAGAGTCCCAGGTCGCACAACCCCGTGCTCCTGTCGCGGCTGCACTTTGAGAAG AATGCAGACTCATCTGAGCGTATCATTGCCCCCATGCGATGGGGCTTGGTCCCATCTTGGTTCAAAGATGACCTTTCCAAGTTTCAGCTCAACACAAGCAACTGTCGTAGTGATACCATTACGGAGAAACGGTGTTTCAAG GTGCCTCTGGGAAAAGGAAGGCGATGTGTCGTTTTGGCAGATGGATTCTACGAGTGGCAGCGAAATCAGTGCACCAATCAGAGGCAGCCGTATTTCGTCTATTTCCCCCAAATCAAGACAGAAAAG CCGGACATCATAGGTCCAGAAGACTGGGAGCAAGTATGGGACAACTGGCGGCTGCTGACAATGGCTGGGATCTTCGACTGCTGGGAGCCCCCGGAGGGAGGAGACCTCCTATACTCTTATGCCATTATCACAGTGGATTCCTGCCCGGGCTTGAATGACATCCACCCCAG GATGCCTGCTATCTTGGATGGGGAAGAGGCAGTCTCTAAATGGCTTGACTTTGGTGAGGTCTCAACTCAGGAAGCCCTGAAGTTAATCCACCCTACAAACAACATCACCTTCCATCCAGTCTCTCCCGTGGTGAACAACTCCCACAACGACACTCCCCAGTGTGTGACTCCTGCCCACCTCATGGTCATCAAAAAG GAGCCCAAGGCCAGTGGCAGCAGCCAGAAGATGTTGCAGTGGCTGACCTCAAACTCACCCAAAAAAGAAGACCCAAAACCATTCCAAAAAGAATCAAACGTGTTCCAGTGGTCCAGGCATTCCCTGCCAAAGAGCAACCTTCCGGTCAAGAGAGGGGGCCAAGGACCCCTTAAGCGGTGGCTGAAACAGGAGAAGCAAGAGGGGCCCGTGGCTAAGCGGCCGCAAAAGCAGTAG